In the genome of Pseudomonas fluorescens, the window AGCGCCAGGGCATCGACCTTGTCACCGTTGATCAGCACGTCCAGTTTCACCAGACTGGCCGATTGATAACGATCGAAATGGTAGTCCAGCGAAGCATAGCCGCGGCTGGTGGATTTCAGGCGGTCGAAGAAGTCCAGCACCACTTCGTTCATCGGCAGGTCGTAGGTCACCTGTACCTGGGAGCCGAGGAACAGCATGTCGACCTGTACACCACGTTTTTCGATGCACAGGGTAATGACGTTGCCCAGGTGCTCTTGCGGCACAAGAATATTGGCGCGCACGATCGGCTCGCGCATGTCTTCGATGGAAGACAGATCCGGCAGCTTCGACGGGTTATCGACGTAGATCGTCTCGCCGGTCTTGAGCAACAGCTCGAAGATTACCGTCGGCGCCGTGGTGATCAAGTCCAGGTTGTACTCGCGCTCCAGGCGCTCCTGGATGATTTCCATGTGCAGCATGCCGAGGAAGCCGCAACGGAAGCCGAAGCCCAGTGCGTCGGAGCTTTCCGGCGTGTATTGCAGCGACGAATCGTTCAGGGTGAGCTTTTGCAGCGCCTCGCGGAAGTCTTCGAAGTCGTCGGAGCTGACCGGGAACAGACCGGCATAGACCTGCGGCTGGATGCGCTTGAACCCCGGCAGCACGTCAACGTCCGGCGTGGTGCTCAAGGTCAGGGTATCGCCCACTGGCGCACCGTGAATGTCCTTGATGCTGGCGATGATGAAGCCCACTTCACCGGCCTTGAGGTCAGCGGTAGGGGTGTGCTTCGGGTTGAATACACCGACGCTGTCTACCAGGTGGATCTTGCCGGTGGACTTGACCAGGATCTTGTCGCCCTTCTTCACACGGCCGTGGCGCACGCGTACCAAGGAAACAACGCCCAGGTAGTTGTCGAACCAGGAGTCGATGATCAACGCTTGCAGCGGATCTTCGTAGTTGCCGGTCGGTGCAGGAATGGTGGCGACCAGGCGCTCGAGCACTTCGTCGACGCCCAGACCGGTCTTGGCCGAGCACTCGACCGCATCGGTGGCATCGATGCCGATGATTTTTTCGATTTCTTCTTTAACACGGTCCGGATCGGCCTGTGGCAGGTCGATCTTGTTCAGCACCGGCATCACTTCCAGGCCCTGCTCGATCGCCGTGTAGCAGTTGGCAACCGACTGAGCTTCAACGCCTTGACCGGCATCGACCACCAGCAGCGCGCCTTCACAGGCGGCCAGCGAACGGCTCACCTCATAGGTGAAGTCAACGTGGCCGGGGGTGTCAATGAAGTTGAGTTGGTAGTTGATACCATCGCGAGCTTTGTAATACAGGGTGACGCTGTGCGCCTTGATGGTGATCCCGCGCTCACGTTCAAGGTCCATGGAGTCCAGGACCTGGGCTTCCATTTCGCGCTCGGCGAGGCCGCCACACATCTGGATGAAGCGATCGGCCAGCGTCGACTTGCCATGGTCAATGTGGGCGATGATGGAGAAATTGCGGATATGACTCAAATCACTCACGGATCAACACTCAAAAAGGCTGCAGGCATAGCCCGCCGAAAAATAGCCGGGAATTGTACCTGATCCGCGGCGCAAGCGTCACGTTCGCAGGTCAGACGGCACCTACAAAAACGCCCCGGTCTTGCGACAAGGGCGTTTTTTATCGTCAATGCGGTCGGAAAATGCCCGCCATCAGCCTGCTCGACGCAACAACCAGAGCCCCGCCACGGTACAAACACCTGCCGGCACCAGCACCGAAAGCAACGGCGGGAAGCCGAACACCTGGCTCGAAGGCCCCAGCAGATCCTGAACGATGCGGAAGGTGAAGCCCACCAGCACGCCGGTGAACACCCGTTGACCCAAGGTCACCGAACGCAGCGGACCAAAGATGAAGGAAATCGCCATCAACACCAGAGCGGCAGTCACCAGCGGCTGCAACACCTTGACCCAAAATGCCAGCCAATAGCGGCTGTTGTTCAACCCCTGGTCCGCCAGATAGTGGATATAACCCCACAACCCGCTTATCGACAGCGACTCTGGCACCATGACCACAGTGCTCAGCAATTGCGGACTCAAGGCCACGTTCCAACGCTCGACCGGAGTCGACACCACTTCAGTGCTGCGCTCGTGGAAC includes:
- the lepA gene encoding translation elongation factor 4; the encoded protein is MSDLSHIRNFSIIAHIDHGKSTLADRFIQMCGGLAEREMEAQVLDSMDLERERGITIKAHSVTLYYKARDGINYQLNFIDTPGHVDFTYEVSRSLAACEGALLVVDAGQGVEAQSVANCYTAIEQGLEVMPVLNKIDLPQADPDRVKEEIEKIIGIDATDAVECSAKTGLGVDEVLERLVATIPAPTGNYEDPLQALIIDSWFDNYLGVVSLVRVRHGRVKKGDKILVKSTGKIHLVDSVGVFNPKHTPTADLKAGEVGFIIASIKDIHGAPVGDTLTLSTTPDVDVLPGFKRIQPQVYAGLFPVSSDDFEDFREALQKLTLNDSSLQYTPESSDALGFGFRCGFLGMLHMEIIQERLEREYNLDLITTAPTVIFELLLKTGETIYVDNPSKLPDLSSIEDMREPIVRANILVPQEHLGNVITLCIEKRGVQVDMLFLGSQVQVTYDLPMNEVVLDFFDRLKSTSRGYASLDYHFDRYQSASLVKLDVLINGDKVDALALIVHRDNSHYKGRQLTEKMKELIPRQMFDVAIQAAIGGQIVARTTVKALRKNVLAKCYGGDVSRKKKLLEKQKAGKKRMKQVGNVEIPQEAFLAVLRLDS